Proteins from one Chroococcidiopsis sp. CCMEE 29 genomic window:
- a CDS encoding glycosyltransferase family 2 protein — MRYALAQLLKKLYHKLDDSPSPIEVIPAVADNEEAYSKWLSKNFPREADLEKMAQTVAIFGYKPALSVIMPVFNPPEHFLREAIESVLNQVYPYWELCIADDASTQPDVRSVLEEYISKDARVKVVFRTENGHISRASNSALELATGEFVALLDHDDLLTPDALYEVALLLNRHPDADMIYSDEDKVDEHHQLKEPFFKPDWCPDSFLSRNYTCHLGTYRRSLVTAIGGFRARYEGSQDYDLVLRLTEKTEKIFHIPKILYHWRSHPASTASSLDSKTYAVDAAQKALAEAIARRGEPGVVMPAPGPTGYYLIRYQLDTYDLVSIVIPTKDLGDILDRCLLSIFEKTNYTNYEVVLVDNGSTEPATIDVIDKWKSREPNRFRCYPLDIPFNYSKLNNFAVQQAKGRYLLFLNNDTEVVTPDWIDAMLEQAQRPSIGAVGALLLYPDDTIQHAGVVAGVGGVAGHSHKHYKYGSHGYFNHINTVNNFSAVTAACLMCRRNVFEEVGGFEEDLPDNFNDVDFCFKLVEKGYRNIYLPHVVLYHHESKSRGNDYTGEKLSRFIKEVEHIQSKWKKIIENPPCYNPNLTMKREDYSIEV; from the coding sequence ATGCGGTATGCACTAGCTCAATTGTTGAAGAAACTCTATCACAAGCTTGATGATTCGCCGTCACCCATTGAGGTAATACCAGCAGTTGCCGATAATGAAGAGGCATATTCGAAGTGGCTGAGCAAGAATTTTCCCAGGGAAGCAGATCTGGAAAAAATGGCTCAGACTGTAGCAATATTTGGTTACAAGCCTGCGCTCAGCGTAATTATGCCAGTGTTCAATCCGCCTGAGCATTTCTTACGCGAAGCGATTGAGTCGGTCCTTAATCAGGTGTATCCCTACTGGGAGTTGTGCATTGCTGATGATGCTTCTACCCAACCTGATGTCAGGTCAGTATTAGAAGAGTATATTTCAAAAGATGCTCGGGTCAAAGTTGTTTTTCGAACCGAGAATGGACATATTTCCCGCGCCTCTAACTCCGCCCTAGAACTAGCAACCGGTGAATTTGTTGCTTTGTTAGATCATGACGATCTGCTCACACCAGATGCTTTGTATGAAGTAGCCCTACTACTTAACCGGCATCCGGACGCAGACATGATTTATTCCGATGAAGATAAGGTAGATGAGCATCATCAATTGAAAGAACCATTCTTCAAGCCAGACTGGTGTCCTGACTCATTCTTATCTCGAAATTACACTTGCCATCTTGGCACCTATCGCCGCTCACTGGTAACCGCGATCGGAGGATTTAGAGCCAGGTATGAAGGCAGTCAAGATTATGACCTGGTGCTGAGACTTACTGAAAAGACTGAAAAGATCTTCCACATTCCTAAAATCTTGTATCACTGGCGCAGCCATCCTGCTTCTACTGCTAGCAGTTTAGATAGTAAAACCTATGCGGTTGATGCAGCTCAAAAAGCATTGGCTGAAGCGATCGCTAGAAGAGGAGAGCCTGGGGTAGTGATGCCTGCTCCGGGTCCTACTGGTTATTATCTGATTAGATATCAGCTTGATACCTATGATTTAGTCAGCATAGTTATCCCGACCAAAGACTTAGGAGATATCTTAGATAGGTGCTTGCTTTCCATTTTTGAAAAAACCAATTATACAAACTATGAAGTTGTTTTAGTAGATAATGGTAGTACGGAGCCAGCAACAATTGATGTAATTGACAAGTGGAAAAGTAGAGAACCTAACAGATTCAGATGTTATCCGCTCGATATTCCTTTTAATTATTCCAAGCTAAATAACTTTGCAGTTCAACAGGCAAAAGGTAGGTACCTGTTGTTTTTAAATAATGATACAGAAGTAGTAACACCTGACTGGATAGATGCAATGCTAGAGCAAGCACAGAGGCCATCTATTGGAGCTGTGGGTGCCTTACTACTATATCCAGATGATACAATCCAGCATGCTGGCGTAGTTGCAGGTGTTGGTGGTGTTGCAGGTCATAGTCATAAGCACTATAAATATGGCTCACATGGTTATTTTAACCACATTAATACGGTGAATAACTTCTCGGCTGTGACAGCAGCCTGTTTGATGTGCCGACGGAATGTGTTTGAAGAAGTGGGGGGGTTTGAGGAAGATTTACCTGACAATTTTAATGATGTTGATTTTTGTTTTAAGTTAGTAGAAAAAGGTTACAGAAATATTTACTTACCTCATGTGGTTCTTTATCATCATGAATCTAAGAGTCGAGGTAATGATTATACTGGTGAAAAGCTATCTCGATTCATTAAAGAAGTTGAACATATACAAAGTAAGTGGAAAAAAATTATCGAAAACCCTCCTTGCTATAATCCAAATCTGACTATGAAGCGTGAAGATTACAGTATCGAGGTATAA